The genome window ATTATCATTGGCCTTGCACAACCTTGTTAAGCTTGTAACACGCTACGTACTCCGCCATGGGTTAGGTTGGCTGGGGCTACCGGCTGCGCATGTGCGTCTTCCTTGCTTTCTTGCCAACTGTTCTCTCTCGTCCTCTGTACTCATTGTGCTACATTGCGCTTCTTTTACCCAATCTTCACCGGCTGCCGAAGTTATCACGCTCGGCACCATGTCTGTGCAGAAGCCATTTCCACAGTCCAGGCTATGGAAACAAGCTGTCGACGAGTACGTAACTCAGCTTGATCCTGTCGACGCTCAGACAGTCAGAAACGGTTTCTTTGACCCAACGAAATTCATCCAAAGAGTTAAACGGAGGAGGAATGCGAATTCGCAAGACAACATATCAAAAAGCCTCGAAAGACTATGGTCTGGAATTATGCTCGTTTCCAGTACCGTCCCCGAATTCACTTCAGTTGCGTGGTGTTCCATTGAAATGCTGTATAATGTGGGTGGTACAGGACCGCCAAGATATCCAGTGTGAACGCTAACGTTCCGGCCCAATGTAGAGGTCACAGGACTCGGAAGATGTCCGCAGGACATTGGAAGACGTGTTAGTACGACTTGCTCGCAGTTTGCCTCGCCTCATCGGTTACGAGCTCTCAGCACCACATGATGGGCTGAATGATTCTGTGCTCCACTACTACCAGGGAGTGCTCAGTCTGTTTCTCGAAATCGAAAAGTACATCAGCAAATGTTCACAAAGTAAGATGACCGctccctcctcatcaataTCGAAAATTGACATGGTTTCATAGAGAGATATCTCGTTGCTGGACCCCCAGAGCCATCAACTATTTATAACCTGATAAGCATACTGGAGAACAGCAAGTCAGAGgtcgaagctgaagctgtcgCTGTATCCATTAAACAAAATCAACAAATTAAGGAGAAACTTCATCTGTTCATGGATAGCGTGTATATCAAGCCAAAAGCAAGACTTCCTTGTCATATACTGCCTTTTCCTGAAAATCGAAGTTTTCGAGGCAGAGCAGATGTACTTGATAGAATGAGAGAGAGCCTGGAGCCATGCCCAAATGAGCTTCGATCATATGCACTTTATGGGCTTGGCGGGGTTGGAAAAACTCAGCTGGCGCTTCACTTTGCATACAACCGAGCTAATGTTTTCGATGCTATCTTCTGGATTTCGACAGAATCACCTGGGAAGATCAATCAAAGTCTCTTGGACGCAGCCGAAGAGCTCGGGCTTGTTGAGCCAGGAGTCGAGCAAGACAAAGCTGTGAAGACATTCCTCTCATGGCTCAGAGATTCTGATGCGACATGGTTAATTGTATTCGACAATGCCGATGACATTAAACTTCTCAAGAACTATTGGCCGGCTGCAAAGAAAGGTTCCATCCTTGTGACCAGCCGAGACCCAGCTATTCTTCTTCGAACGCTAAAGGGAGAAAGAGTGGACAGCATGAGTCCGTCAGACGCAAAAGACATGTTTTTCACCGCCGTTGAGTCTAGTGTGCTTCGGGATGAAGAGAACGAATCCTTTGCTGAAACTCTTATTCTAGAGCTCGGTGAATATCAGCCTGGCTTCCACTTAACAATATCGTTCTAACCGACTGTATCATTAGGTTATTTACCCTTGGCAATCAGAGCTGCAGCCGGAATCATTATCGAAGAAGATTGCACTCTGGCCCACTTTATCGAATTGTGCGAAGAGAATCGCCATGGGTCAGAGCCATTCGCACATTTGGATCCAGAGGTAACTAGCTATGACTACACACACACACTGGCAACTGTATGGAACATTTCTTTACAGACCATTGGGGCTAGGAGCATCCAACTACTACGAATCATGACCTTTTTCGACCCTGACATTGTTCCAGTGGAGCTTCTTCGCAAGGGATCGggaagccatgatgatatcaGATATCTATCAGAGATAACAGCATACCGAGGTGTATCTCGCGAGCTCCTCAAGAATGGTTTGTGCTCAAAGGCAACAGTCCAAATTCATGGGTATGGTACTGGCAAAAGTACAAAGGCACAGAAAGACGGTCTTACTACCCATAGACTAATCCTCCAGACAGTTTTCTGTCACTGCTCAAAAATGGAGAAATTGGAAGCTCTCGCTCACGCCACAGCGATGCTTGCATCAGTGTTTCCCTCTGTCAGTGACAGTGAGTTTCGCCTGTCGAACCTTTGGATGGAATGTCATATGCTGCTTCCTCAAGTTCAGGCTGTCCTTTCCAGGTGTAATGCCGCTGATCTAGATATCCCAAGCGACTTCATACCTGTTATGTGTGCATGCGGGCGATATTTGCTTGAGCGACGTTCTTTCGACGATGCAGAAAGCATGTTTATCGCCGCCAAACAAGCCTGTAAAGCACATGGACTCCAGAATTGGGAACAGGCGCAGTTTGTTCAGCGAAGCCTAGCTGGAATCATACTAGAGAGCTCTGTCTTCCGCTGTGACGAGGCTATCAATATCTTGCAAGATGTTGTGGATCACTACCAAAAGTCTCGAGACCCAAACGACCCAGTTCTTGGTGTTACCTACTCTGATCTCGCACAAGCATTCACGGCTCGGGGTGATTTTGATCAAGGTATCAGCCTCTGTGAGAAAGCTTTGGACATTGTAACGAAAATTGAAGATAAAGGCAAACGTCGAGACACTCTATTTCATGTTCACCACAACATGGGCCGTATCTACGAGATGAAGGGAATTCCCGATGAAGCGCTCCGTCTACATTTGTTTGAGGGAGACCCTCACGGTAACGGATTACGCCAGGAACAAAGCGTTTATGGGGCGTGGAATCTCTACGCTGTTGGAAATTGTTTACAACTTCAGAAGGATCCGCGCGCGATAGAGACTCACGCCAAGGCCCTTCAGATCAGAGAAGACCTGCTTGGCGATCATTA of Fusarium musae strain F31 chromosome 5, whole genome shotgun sequence contains these proteins:
- a CDS encoding hypothetical protein (EggNog:ENOG41), translated to MEKLEALAHATAMLASVFPSVSDSEFRLSNLWMECHMLLPQVQAVLSRCNAADLDIPSDFIPVMCACGRYLLERRSFDDAESMFIAAKQACKAHGLQNWEQAQFVQRSLAGIILESSVFRCDEAINILQDVVDHYQKSRDPNDPVLGVTYSDLAQAFTARGDFDQGISLCEKALDIVTKIEDKGKRRDTLFHVHHNMGRIYEMKGIPDEALRLHLFEGDPHGNGLRQEQSVYGAWNLYAVGNCLQLQKDPRAIETHAKALQIREDLLGDHYFTAMSYHKLGELYLEGQSFHEASDAFEKAHDILEIPSAKTKAELARTAWYWSSAKEGMHDVFEARKLRDKAICIGTELLRPRKVEKWVDKEFDNLVVYYNR